Proteins encoded within one genomic window of Deltaproteobacteria bacterium:
- a CDS encoding ABC transporter permease, whose protein sequence is MPAFRAVRRQEPLGWGSCLVFVTAVLLALAVGGLLLAVQGKPALAGLWLLLQSAFGSGFALEDCLIKAAPIFLCSVGVGLTFRLQIWNIGAEGQFALGAIGATWAALTFPDWPWYVLLPCMLVCASLAGALWGGIAAALRLKLRANEIIVTLMLNYVGILLLDFLVYGVWKDPGSFGFPMTREFSPAAVVGRIGDTRLNWGLGLCLAIGAIITVFLRSTRLGYELRACGENARVARYARLPYNGLVVMVMAVSGALAGWAGFLEASATLGRLQPSIMAGYGYTAIVVAWLADLSPLRIAVASFLLAGLRVGMETLQLDLQVPAAFGGILEGCVLLAVLAAGFFSRYRLQFRRQA, encoded by the coding sequence ATGCCCGCATTCCGCGCCGTCAGACGACAGGAGCCCCTGGGTTGGGGCTCCTGTCTTGTTTTTGTGACCGCCGTTCTCCTGGCCCTGGCCGTGGGCGGCCTGCTTTTGGCCGTGCAGGGCAAACCGGCCCTGGCCGGCTTGTGGCTGCTTTTGCAGAGCGCCTTTGGTTCCGGCTTTGCCCTGGAGGACTGCCTGATCAAGGCCGCGCCCATTTTTCTGTGTTCCGTGGGCGTGGGCCTGACCTTCCGCCTGCAGATCTGGAACATCGGGGCCGAGGGCCAGTTCGCCCTGGGCGCCATTGGCGCGACCTGGGCCGCCCTGACCTTTCCCGACTGGCCCTGGTACGTCTTGCTGCCGTGCATGCTGGTCTGCGCGTCCCTGGCCGGAGCGCTCTGGGGCGGCATCGCGGCCGCCCTGCGTCTCAAGCTGCGGGCCAACGAAATCATCGTCACCCTGATGCTCAACTACGTCGGCATCCTGCTCCTGGATTTCCTGGTCTACGGCGTCTGGAAAGATCCGGGCAGCTTCGGCTTTCCCATGACCCGCGAATTTTCCCCGGCCGCCGTGGTCGGCCGTATTGGTGACACGCGCCTGAACTGGGGCCTTGGCCTGTGTCTGGCCATCGGCGCGATCATCACGGTCTTTCTGCGCTCCACCCGCCTGGGCTACGAACTGCGCGCCTGCGGCGAAAACGCCCGCGTCGCCCGGTACGCCCGCCTGCCCTACAACGGGCTGGTCGTGATGGTCATGGCCGTCAGTGGCGCCCTGGCCGGCTGGGCCGGATTTTTGGAAGCCTCGGCCACCCTGGGCCGCCTGCAGCCGAGCATCATGGCCGGCTACGGGTACACGGCCATTGTCGTGGCCTGGCTGGCCGATCTCAGCCCGCTGCGCATCGCCGTGGCCTCGTTCCTGCTGGCCGGATTGCGGGTCGGCATGGAAACCCTGCAGCTCGATTTACAGGTGCCGGCGGCCTTTGGCGGCATCCTGGAAGGCTGCGTCCTGCTGGCCGTGCTCGCCGCGGGCTTCTTTTCCCGCTACCGACTGCAATTCCGGAGGCAGGCATGA